A genomic window from Streptomyces broussonetiae includes:
- a CDS encoding HAD family hydrolase, giving the protein MERAALFDVDGTLVDTNHLHVVTWWEAFRRAGHRVPTHAIHRAVGLGSEDLVAHLLGEGGQAALAPGEAEDLSAAHKVLYAQYFERLTALPDAGRLLRRLADDAWTVVLATSASDDELAALRRAIDADDAIKATASADDVSEGKPAPEPVERALELAGVPAERAVFVGDTVWDMRAGTRAGVRCVALLCGGIPRADLEEAGADAVFADPAQLLTELARSPFA; this is encoded by the coding sequence ATGGAACGGGCAGCCCTGTTCGACGTGGACGGAACCCTCGTCGACACCAATCATCTGCACGTGGTCACCTGGTGGGAGGCTTTCCGCCGGGCCGGGCACCGGGTGCCGACGCACGCCATCCACCGTGCGGTCGGGCTCGGCTCCGAGGACCTCGTCGCCCATCTGCTCGGCGAGGGCGGACAGGCGGCCCTGGCCCCCGGCGAGGCGGAGGACCTCAGCGCAGCGCACAAGGTGCTGTACGCCCAGTACTTCGAGCGGCTGACTGCGCTGCCGGACGCAGGTCGTCTGCTGCGGCGGCTGGCCGACGACGCCTGGACGGTCGTCCTCGCCACCTCGGCGAGCGACGACGAACTCGCCGCGCTGCGGCGGGCGATCGACGCGGACGACGCCATCAAGGCGACAGCGAGCGCCGACGACGTCTCCGAAGGCAAACCTGCTCCCGAGCCCGTCGAACGGGCGCTGGAACTGGCCGGCGTACCGGCGGAGCGTGCCGTCTTCGTCGGCGACACGGTGTGGGACATGCGGGCGGGCACCCGTGCGGGCGTGCGGTGCGTGGCGCTGCTGTGCGGCGGCATTCCCCGCGCGGACCTGGAGGAGGCCGGCGCCGACGCCGTTTTCGCCGACCCGGCCCAGCTGCTCACCGAGCTGGCGCGCAGTCCGTTCGCCTGA
- a CDS encoding winged helix-turn-helix transcriptional regulator: protein MHDSAGSVFLADCPARLAIDIITNKWAVVVLFALSRRSRRHGELVDLVGGVFRKVLTRTLRRLQSYGLVERRAYAEAPPQVEYSLTDLGQTLTEPIAALTDWAKTYGAAVADFQETAQQDTTSDT, encoded by the coding sequence GTGCACGACTCAGCCGGAAGCGTCTTCCTCGCCGACTGCCCCGCCCGGCTCGCCATCGACATCATCACCAACAAATGGGCCGTCGTCGTTCTGTTCGCCCTCAGTCGCCGGTCCCGCCGGCACGGTGAACTCGTCGACCTCGTCGGTGGCGTCTTCCGCAAGGTACTCACCCGGACACTGCGCAGACTTCAGAGCTACGGCCTGGTCGAACGCCGTGCCTATGCCGAGGCACCCCCACAGGTCGAATACAGCCTCACCGACCTCGGTCAGACCCTCACCGAACCCATCGCCGCCCTGACCGACTGGGCGAAGACGTACGGCGCCGCCGTCGCCGACTTCCAGGAAACGGCACAGCAGGACACCACCTCCGACACCTGA
- a CDS encoding alpha/beta hydrolase: protein MSTSHTKAYVLVHGAWHSGRVWDRVVPLLARAGHQAFAPSLTGHGEKEHLLTPDVDLDTHVADVVALLSKWDLTNVVLVGHSYAGMVISGVAGEVPDRIAHLVYVDAMVPTDGESALDVIPEKTQRLIDAAAASDAPWRIPPVPEMPAPMGLFGVTDPADTAWLRTMLSDESVRCFLQPVRLDNPAVDAISRTHIHCVGSAPGDVTRRPVPAVQPNGAESQVWELRSGHDCMVTVPEALTDLLLKAG from the coding sequence ATGAGTACGTCGCACACGAAGGCCTATGTTCTTGTCCATGGTGCCTGGCACAGCGGGCGCGTCTGGGACCGCGTGGTTCCCTTGCTGGCCCGGGCCGGGCATCAGGCGTTCGCCCCTTCGCTGACCGGCCACGGCGAGAAGGAACACCTGCTCACTCCAGACGTCGACCTGGACACCCACGTCGCCGACGTCGTTGCTCTCCTCAGCAAGTGGGATCTCACCAACGTGGTGCTGGTCGGGCACAGTTACGCAGGGATGGTCATATCCGGCGTGGCCGGCGAGGTCCCGGACCGGATCGCGCATCTGGTCTACGTCGACGCGATGGTCCCGACTGACGGTGAGAGCGCGCTGGACGTCATACCGGAGAAGACCCAGCGGCTGATCGACGCGGCCGCCGCCTCCGACGCCCCCTGGCGCATCCCGCCCGTGCCGGAAATGCCCGCGCCGATGGGTCTGTTCGGGGTGACCGACCCGGCGGACACGGCGTGGCTGCGCACCATGCTGTCGGACGAGTCGGTGCGCTGCTTCCTGCAGCCGGTCCGGCTGGACAACCCGGCCGTGGACGCGATTTCCCGGACGCACATCCACTGTGTCGGAAGCGCACCGGGGGACGTCACGCGCCGCCCGGTTCCGGCGGTGCAGCCCAATGGCGCTGAGTCCCAGGTGTGGGAGCTGCGGAGCGGCCATGACTGCATGGTCACCGTGCCGGAGGCACTCACCGACCTGCTGCTGAAGGCTGGCTGA
- a CDS encoding transposase family protein, with translation MPDPRARRGRRFPLIAIVAAAAASVLGGARSLTAVTEWIADAPRCWPRWTTPASCSGSAGLTTRAMRHRPSPPC, from the coding sequence TTGCCGGATCCACGCGCTCGCCGTGGCCGGCGTTTCCCGCTGATCGCGATCGTGGCGGCTGCGGCGGCGAGCGTGCTGGGCGGCGCGAGATCCCTGACCGCGGTCACCGAGTGGATAGCGGACGCCCCCCGCTGCTGGCCGCGATGGACCACACCGGCATCGTGCTCGGGCAGCGCCGGATTGACGACAAGAGCAATGAGACACCGGCCTTCGCCCCCCTGCTGA
- a CDS encoding SigB/SigF/SigG family RNA polymerase sigma factor: MLTDTSTPRPATPETAAGSLAGRRSHDDAPDTAALFDRLVELDDGPEREVVRDALVAAWLPMAHRIAGRFRDRGELLEDLRQVAALGLVRAVDRYDPSRGAFESYAVPTITGEVRRHFRDRMWAVRVPRRVQELRNRVRLARRELARRPGAAEPTTADVAAHTGLTEEEVSAGLEALESFRALSLDAELPTGDEGSSLADTLGAADASYDVVVDREAAKAGLRRLPERERAILYMRFFEDATQSRIADRFGISQMHVSRLISRSCARIRAEALAERPGDRVAA; encoded by the coding sequence ATGCTGACCGACACGTCGACGCCCCGCCCCGCTACGCCCGAGACCGCCGCCGGCTCACTTGCAGGCCGACGCAGCCACGACGACGCCCCCGACACCGCGGCACTGTTCGATCGGCTCGTGGAACTGGACGACGGCCCCGAGCGTGAGGTCGTGCGCGACGCACTCGTTGCCGCCTGGCTGCCCATGGCCCACCGGATCGCCGGCCGTTTCCGTGACCGTGGTGAGCTGCTGGAGGATCTGCGTCAGGTGGCCGCCCTCGGCCTGGTGAGGGCCGTGGACCGGTACGACCCCTCCCGGGGGGCTTTCGAGAGCTACGCCGTGCCGACCATCACCGGTGAGGTCAGGCGGCACTTCCGGGACCGGATGTGGGCCGTCCGGGTGCCGCGCCGGGTGCAGGAACTGCGCAACCGGGTGCGGCTGGCCCGCCGGGAGCTGGCACGGCGGCCCGGTGCTGCCGAGCCCACCACGGCCGATGTCGCCGCCCACACCGGCCTGACCGAGGAGGAGGTGTCAGCGGGCCTTGAGGCGCTGGAGAGCTTCAGGGCCCTGTCACTGGACGCTGAACTGCCCACCGGTGACGAGGGATCCAGCCTCGCCGACACCCTCGGCGCCGCCGACGCCTCGTACGACGTGGTGGTGGACCGTGAGGCGGCCAAGGCGGGCCTGCGCCGACTGCCGGAACGGGAGCGGGCCATCCTCTACATGCGGTTCTTCGAGGACGCGACGCAGAGCCGTATCGCCGATCGGTTCGGCATCTCCCAGATGCACGTCTCCCGGCTGATCAGCCGCAGCTGCGCCCGGATCCGCGCCGAAGCCCTGGCGGAGCGGCCCGGGGACCGCGTCGCGGCGTGA
- a CDS encoding AraC family transcriptional regulator, which yields MDSLVFESDDLGVTEEFLCHAYARMRIGSTTPTARTARVRRDSTTSISVDELDLNFEMSYSVTPLGRICLCVMHEGSVQDHVFHRVRDSFGPGDTVLFAPPDLPYSGRICNARYNITMLDPALLDQVAAASGGRRLERVRLTGHRPRSQAAGDRLKATIFYLRDHVLADPDTAAQPLIVSASSQLLAASVLAAFPNTAQTDPTGQDRKDAHPTTLRRAIAYIEDHADRPITVADIAAAVHVTIRTLQYAFRRHLDTTPMAYLRRVRLAHAHRDLLAADPHSGATVGDVAARWGFAHPGRFAALYRTMYGSSPAETLRD from the coding sequence ATGGACTCGCTGGTGTTCGAAAGCGACGACCTCGGCGTGACGGAGGAATTCCTCTGTCACGCCTATGCGCGGATGCGCATCGGCAGCACGACCCCCACCGCCCGCACGGCACGCGTACGCCGCGACAGCACGACGTCGATCAGCGTGGACGAACTCGACCTGAACTTCGAGATGTCGTACTCGGTCACCCCACTCGGCCGGATCTGTCTGTGCGTGATGCACGAGGGAAGCGTCCAGGACCACGTCTTCCACCGCGTCCGGGATTCCTTCGGCCCCGGTGACACCGTGCTGTTCGCGCCTCCAGACCTGCCGTACTCGGGACGCATCTGCAACGCGCGGTACAACATCACGATGCTCGATCCCGCTCTCCTGGACCAGGTGGCCGCTGCCTCCGGAGGACGGCGGCTCGAGCGAGTACGGCTGACCGGGCACCGGCCACGTTCCCAGGCCGCCGGAGACCGGTTGAAGGCCACCATCTTCTACCTGCGTGACCATGTCCTGGCCGACCCGGACACCGCGGCACAACCGCTGATCGTCTCGGCCAGCAGCCAGTTGCTGGCCGCCAGCGTCCTGGCGGCCTTTCCCAACACCGCCCAGACCGACCCCACCGGACAGGACCGCAAGGACGCACACCCCACCACCCTGAGACGCGCCATCGCCTACATCGAGGACCACGCCGACCGGCCCATCACCGTCGCCGACATCGCGGCCGCCGTCCATGTCACGATCCGCACCCTCCAGTACGCCTTCCGCCGGCATCTGGACACCACACCGATGGCCTACCTGCGCCGGGTGCGCCTGGCACACGCGCACCGCGACCTTCTCGCAGCCGACCCCCACAGCGGTGCCACCGTCGGCGATGTCGCCGCCCGCTGGGGCTTCGCCCACCCCGGCCGCTTCGCGGCCCTCTACCGAACCATGTACGGCTCCAGTCCCGCCGAGACCCTGCGCGACTGA
- a CDS encoding ANTAR domain-containing protein — translation MCEDVENLARIAALETEVAQLRHAITAHATVDQAMGVVIACSGATPETAWEILRDVSQHTNIRLREIAEHIRQWPHCERLPEEVRHALDAAVRARCVSAPAAGV, via the coding sequence ATGTGCGAAGACGTCGAAAACCTCGCCCGGATTGCGGCCCTTGAGACGGAGGTCGCCCAGCTTCGGCACGCCATCACCGCGCATGCGACCGTCGACCAGGCGATGGGTGTCGTGATCGCCTGCAGCGGCGCGACCCCCGAGACGGCCTGGGAGATCCTCAGGGACGTCTCGCAGCACACCAACATCAGGTTACGGGAGATCGCGGAGCACATCAGGCAGTGGCCGCATTGCGAACGGCTTCCGGAAGAGGTGCGTCATGCCCTGGACGCGGCGGTGCGGGCAAGGTGCGTGTCTGCCCCGGCCGCCGGGGTCTGA
- a CDS encoding ABC transporter substrate-binding protein, which translates to MNTPPSPSGAEHTDGSSIRLGALAPLTRPGWIEAGRHLLAGLDLAVREVNDAGGIDGRPLELVVRDTAADPERAATAVDELAGLGVAAVAGEYHSVVARAAATRADALGVPFLCSSAVLNALTEEPTAWVARLAPPQSHGWRTYADFLLGTGRRRIAVATQPSVYWASGTRVLREHLTPRGGTVIELDTNAHTPEALRDALVDHGATALLLLVGHPEPAVPIVKAVRADRRLAKILIGAPAGQPEFAEWATALGADGAGIPFLRYLPERLGPLGERVGKELRERLGEAPSFVAFEGWDTIAVLADMLRSHGTDRAAIAKSWPRMAVEGTRGPIRFTRTPGISVWQRAWTPIQVVDRDPANPDHFRILHTG; encoded by the coding sequence ATGAACACGCCGCCATCGCCGTCTGGAGCGGAGCACACGGACGGGTCGTCCATCCGGCTGGGCGCCCTGGCCCCGCTGACGCGGCCCGGCTGGATCGAGGCGGGCCGACACCTGCTTGCAGGCCTCGACCTGGCCGTTCGCGAGGTCAACGACGCCGGCGGGATCGACGGCAGACCACTGGAGCTGGTAGTCCGGGACACCGCAGCCGATCCCGAGCGAGCCGCGACAGCCGTGGACGAATTGGCCGGCCTGGGCGTGGCGGCAGTGGCGGGCGAGTATCACAGCGTCGTCGCCCGCGCCGCTGCCACCCGGGCCGACGCCCTCGGCGTACCGTTCCTGTGCTCGTCCGCGGTGCTCAACGCGCTCACTGAGGAGCCGACAGCGTGGGTTGCGCGTCTGGCGCCGCCTCAATCCCATGGCTGGCGGACCTACGCGGACTTCCTCCTCGGCACGGGACGACGCCGGATCGCCGTGGCCACCCAGCCGAGCGTCTACTGGGCGTCCGGAACCCGCGTCCTGCGGGAGCACCTCACTCCCCGCGGCGGCACCGTCATCGAACTCGACACGAACGCGCACACCCCAGAGGCCCTGCGCGACGCGCTCGTGGACCACGGCGCGACGGCGCTCCTCCTGCTCGTCGGCCATCCGGAGCCGGCGGTGCCGATCGTCAAGGCCGTCCGGGCCGACCGGCGGCTCGCAAAGATCCTGATCGGCGCTCCGGCGGGACAACCGGAGTTCGCCGAATGGGCCACCGCGCTGGGCGCGGACGGCGCCGGGATCCCGTTCCTGCGCTACCTGCCCGAGCGCCTCGGTCCGCTCGGCGAACGCGTCGGGAAGGAGCTTCGCGAGCGGCTGGGCGAAGCACCCTCCTTCGTCGCCTTCGAGGGCTGGGACACCATCGCCGTCCTCGCCGACATGCTTCGTTCCCACGGTACGGACCGGGCGGCCATCGCCAAGTCATGGCCGCGTATGGCGGTCGAGGGCACCCGCGGACCCATCCGGTTCACCCGCACGCCGGGCATCAGCGTTTGGCAACGGGCTTGGACACCAATCCAAGTCGTTGATCGGGACCCAGCGAATCCCGACCACTTTCGGATCCTCCACACCGGCTGA
- a CDS encoding DinB family protein: MTGEQALAIRTTDATMHAWDLARAINAPEELDPGLVAWIEDHLTEIYVGLAESPVSADTTHRFCAAPATPPLTGEAQQARLLRLMGR, translated from the coding sequence GTGACCGGTGAACAGGCCCTCGCCATCCGGACCACGGACGCGACCATGCACGCCTGGGACCTGGCCCGGGCCATCAACGCTCCCGAAGAACTCGATCCGGGGCTCGTCGCTTGGATCGAGGACCATCTCACCGAAATCTACGTCGGCTTGGCGGAGTCGCCTGTCTCCGCCGACACCACCCACCGGTTCTGCGCAGCCCCAGCAACTCCGCCCCTGACCGGAGAGGCCCAGCAGGCCCGGTTGCTGCGGCTGATGGGCCGCTGA
- a CDS encoding MFS transporter: MTGHRSFIEAPPWVHARGLAVYPIVLLGGQGLGSLLWFIARPWVPREHRR; this comes from the coding sequence TTGACGGGACATAGAAGCTTCATAGAGGCACCCCCCTGGGTCCACGCCCGCGGCCTCGCCGTCTACCCGATCGTCCTCCTCGGCGGCCAGGGCCTCGGCTCGCTGCTGTGGTTCATCGCGCGCCCCTGGGTGCCGAGGGAACACCGACGCTGA
- a CDS encoding IS110 family RNA-guided transposase, producing the protein MNTIVAQAHSFIIGVDTHAKTHTYAVLASSGEHLGTEAFPNTHAGRARAINWAGRRTGGDLGALWVIEGAGSYGAQIARQTARAGYQVVEAARMGRAGRRGIGKSDPIDARRIAAAVLPLPEEQLRTPRMDEGVRAAAQILLTSRDELTSERTRAVNALTALVRIADLGIDARRPLSARQIGEIARWRPREEDLAATTARTEAVRLAKRILALDTEIADNMNRIGELVDASPAAGLPEETGIGPVTAATVLVAWSHPGRVRDEAAFAALAGVSPIPASSGNTTRHRLNRGGDRRLNRALNVIAMVRMVHHPQTRAYVDRRRAEGKTDREIRRCLKRYLARRLYRHLNNAAAAELGVDGT; encoded by the coding sequence GTGAACACCATTGTCGCCCAGGCGCATTCATTCATCATCGGCGTCGACACCCACGCCAAAACGCACACTTACGCCGTGCTCGCCTCCAGTGGTGAGCACCTGGGCACGGAGGCATTCCCCAACACCCACGCTGGCAGGGCACGAGCCATCAACTGGGCTGGACGTCGCACTGGTGGAGACCTCGGTGCTCTGTGGGTGATCGAGGGGGCGGGCAGTTACGGAGCCCAGATCGCCCGCCAGACGGCACGCGCCGGCTACCAGGTGGTTGAAGCCGCCAGAATGGGCCGCGCCGGCCGCCGCGGCATCGGCAAATCCGACCCGATCGACGCCCGGCGGATAGCCGCTGCCGTGCTTCCGCTCCCCGAAGAACAGCTGCGCACTCCACGAATGGACGAGGGGGTTCGGGCGGCAGCACAGATCCTCCTCACCTCCCGGGACGAGCTCACCAGCGAGCGGACCAGGGCCGTGAACGCCTTGACTGCCCTTGTGCGCATCGCCGACCTCGGCATAGACGCCCGCCGTCCCCTCAGCGCCAGGCAGATCGGCGAAATCGCCCGCTGGCGCCCCCGTGAGGAGGACCTCGCCGCCACGACGGCCCGCACCGAGGCCGTCCGTCTGGCCAAGAGGATCCTCGCCCTTGACACGGAAATCGCGGACAACATGAACCGGATAGGCGAGCTCGTTGACGCCAGCCCTGCGGCCGGCCTCCCCGAGGAAACAGGGATCGGCCCCGTCACCGCTGCCACCGTCCTGGTCGCCTGGTCCCACCCGGGACGGGTCCGTGACGAGGCCGCGTTCGCCGCCCTCGCCGGAGTGAGCCCCATACCCGCCTCCTCGGGCAACACCACTCGCCACCGCCTCAATCGCGGCGGCGACAGGCGTCTCAACCGAGCTCTGAACGTCATCGCGATGGTCCGCATGGTGCATCACCCGCAAACCCGCGCCTACGTTGACCGACGGCGGGCCGAAGGCAAGACAGACCGCGAGATCCGCCGCTGCCTCAAGCGCTACCTCGCCCGACGCCTCTACCGTCATCTCAACAACGCCGCCGCGGCCGAATTGGGGGTTGACGGGACATAG
- a CDS encoding RICIN domain-containing protein, translating to MRKVTKRAVQGAVAGALALSGVAMTTGPAVAFGNTASFSWPHDYQIGGNNNTGRCVDDSIDSNAISGNLLRGYPCNGYNWQKWRVIEIEDIGGDTYAALKNDATGLCLDDSNGGANGADLLRGYPCNGYSWQKWRVVSRITGTHPSYFQQVLQNAATGRCLDDSDAGRGGSDLLRGYPCNGPSQDGGWQGWDLYMVD from the coding sequence ATGCGCAAAGTCACCAAGCGGGCCGTACAGGGTGCCGTCGCCGGCGCCCTCGCTCTCAGCGGCGTCGCCATGACGACCGGCCCGGCCGTCGCATTCGGCAACACCGCCAGCTTTTCATGGCCACACGACTACCAGATCGGCGGGAACAACAACACCGGCCGCTGCGTGGACGACTCGATCGACTCGAACGCCATCAGCGGCAACCTCCTGCGGGGCTACCCGTGCAACGGCTACAACTGGCAGAAATGGCGCGTGATCGAAATAGAAGACATAGGGGGCGACACCTACGCCGCGCTCAAGAATGACGCCACCGGGCTGTGCCTGGACGACTCCAACGGTGGGGCGAACGGCGCGGACCTGCTGCGCGGATACCCATGCAACGGCTACAGCTGGCAGAAGTGGAGGGTCGTCAGCCGGATCACCGGTACCCACCCCTCCTACTTCCAGCAGGTGCTCCAGAATGCCGCCACCGGCCGCTGCCTGGACGACTCCGACGCCGGTCGCGGCGGCTCGGACCTGCTGCGCGGCTACCCCTGCAATGGGCCCTCGCAGGACGGTGGGTGGCAGGGTTGGGACCTCTACATGGTCGACTGA
- a CDS encoding DUF5317 family protein: MGVTPLILFGGPVAVGAVAGYLGGGRLSRIAGVRLRWLWLLWLAAVVQVAQLATAGLPGAAGRHLRAPLLALAIALALLWLGVNARGRTWPLKTAVGLALTGAVLNALPIAVNGRMPYSPSAAAVAGLRAGSQTAKNVPADHGTRLLALGDTIPVPPLHAVVSIGDMLLAIAAALLVATAMHHPANAAQERPQPCPTPSPGSAWR; this comes from the coding sequence ATGGGCGTCACCCCGCTGATCCTGTTCGGGGGACCGGTTGCCGTCGGAGCGGTTGCGGGGTATCTCGGCGGTGGCCGGCTGAGCAGGATCGCAGGCGTGCGGCTGCGATGGCTGTGGCTGCTGTGGCTCGCGGCTGTCGTGCAGGTCGCGCAGCTGGCTACCGCCGGCCTTCCCGGAGCTGCCGGACGCCATCTCAGGGCACCGCTGCTTGCGTTGGCCATCGCCCTTGCCCTCCTCTGGCTGGGCGTCAACGCGCGAGGCAGGACCTGGCCGCTGAAGACGGCGGTGGGACTGGCACTCACGGGTGCCGTTCTCAATGCTCTGCCGATCGCCGTCAACGGCCGGATGCCCTACAGTCCCTCCGCGGCGGCCGTCGCCGGGCTGCGCGCCGGGTCCCAGACTGCCAAGAACGTGCCGGCCGATCACGGCACCCGCCTGCTCGCCCTGGGCGACACGATCCCCGTTCCGCCTCTGCACGCCGTCGTCAGCATCGGCGACATGCTCCTCGCCATCGCCGCGGCCCTGCTCGTGGCAACCGCCATGCACCACCCAGCAAACGCCGCTCAAGAAAGGCCTCAGCCATGCCCCACACCCTCACCCGGCAGCGCCTGGCGCTGA